DNA from bacterium:
TGCGAGATTTTTGTCGGCAGGTTAAACAGGCAACCAAGAAGCTTGGTTTACGCTGGAGTTACGCTTTGGGCGCGATTCGGTCTCAACGAGTTCTGACGCCTGATGGAGGGCGGGCCTGTTTGTGTCCGCTTACGGCGATCCGTTATTTACAAGTTGGAAGATGGGAAGACTGGACGCTTGCGTCGAATAACCTCGGTCTGAAGGACGACGAACGACGCAAACTGTCGAAAGCGATCGATTGCAAACTTGTCTTTTGCAACCGTGAAGAAAAGAAGTTGCGTCGCAGAATTCTGCGCGCTTGCGGGCAGTGAAACTTCAAGCAACAAGAAGGAGATGAAAAAATGATCTGTCGCATTTATTGTCGCGGATTAAGTTCGGAAATTCATGAACTTCTTGGCGACCTCGAACGCAAGATTGCGGTGGGAGTAATGGACGAAAAGCTTAGAATTCCGCTCGACGAGCTCAAACAGCCGTGGTTCTTTGTTGAGGTTCGGAACGTAGGTGACGCCGGCGTGCCCTTTTGCAGAGTCGAGATTGACGATATTCCTCTTAATCGTTTGGATAGTGGCGCGGAAAGCGCAATCTCAACATTGGAGGGATTGGTTGGAGATGTCTTTAGGGAGCGCGGTGTCTTCAATGTTCCATTGCTCGTTACATTTCATCTTCGTCCGCCACATTCCGTAGTTTCAGGGCTTTGTCCTGTGGTGTAGGTTCGCCGAATGTGTAAGTAGATCGCACCCTCTAATCGGAGGGTTTTTTGTTGCTCTTCGAAACATTTGATCAGTGACCGACCTTGGCGTGCAAGGACGGTCCCAGATTCTGATCTGTTGCTCAATTTAGAAAATGCTACTATTATATCGAATCAATGAAAATCAATATTCTCACTATTTTTCCAAAGCTGTTTGATAGCTTTTTAAACGAGACGCTGATAAAGAAAGCGATCACGGCTAAGCTGTTGGAAATTAATGTTGTCGATATCCGCGCTTACGCGACCGATAAACATCATATAACGGACGAACCGCCTTATGGCGGTGGGCCGGGAATGGTGATGAAGATCGAGCCGATTTTTCGAGCGCTTGAGGCGCTCAAAAAAACGGGAAAGACGGCGCTGATGTCTCCGCGTGGCCGGCAGTTTTCACAATCGGTTGTTGAGGAATATGCAAAACTTGATGAACTAACACTGATTTGCGGGCGCTATGAAGGTGTTGATTATCGTGTGACGGAACACTTGGTTGACGAAGAATTGTCGATCGGGCCATACGTGATGTCGGGTGGCGAAGTGCCGGCAATGGTGGTGGCGGAAGCGGTGTCTAGATATGTTCCTGGAGTTCTGGGTAATTCAGAATCTCTAATAGAAGAAACATTCTCATTAGGGGGCAGGTCGCAGGGGACAGGGGACAGGCGCGTCGACCCTCTACCCTCTACCCTCTACCCTGTACCCTCGTCAGAGTATCCGTGTTATACGAAACCGGAAGAATTTAACGGCTGGAAAGTGCCGGAGGTTTTGTTGTCGGGAAATCACGCGCTAATTAAAAAATGGAGAGAAGAGAATACTCGCTAATTTGAAATTACAAAACAGTGTTTTCAAATTAAGATATTTAGTTATTTCAAATTGATTAAAAATTTCAAATTTCAAATTAAAAATTGGGAACTAAATAGATAAGCATAAATTTGAATTGCTATCCAGTGCTTTTTAGAAAATTTTAAGCTATAATAGAACCAATGTTCTTCCCTCCCTTCATCATTCCCATCGTTGTCGGTGTTTTTACCCAGCTCTTAAAGGTGTTTTTTAAAGGTAATCGCGTTCCTGATCCAGACCATACGCGTTTTGATATGTTGCCACAGTATGGTGGAATGCCATCGGCGCACACCGCTTTTGCGACATCATTGGCTACGCTTGTTAGTCTAACGGATGGAATTGGTTCAAATAGTTTTGCGATTGCGATTTGTGTGATGATTTTTATTTTGGATGATGCGCTACGTCTTCGGGTATTTTTGGGACGTTTTGGGGTGGCGATCCGTCGCCTATTAAAACTTCTGCCGGAAGAAGAACAAAAAACAATGCCACACATTGAAGGGCGTATCGGTCATCGTGTTTCAGAAGTTATTGTTGGGGCGTTTGTGGGAATCATCGCTACAATTCTTCTTTGGATTTTGGATCAACGATTGTAGGGCTGTTTGTTTATACGGTATTGTTGGTGAGTTTATAATTATTAAAGGATAAATATATGAATGAATTGCAACCACAAGTTACAGAGAAAAGAGGGTTAAAATTTCATCTTCTTGCGGGTTTTATTGGTTTTATTGTCATAATTGCCATAGTCGCTGTCCCATTTATTTCTTCATTCATAATTTTTTAATTAGAGGATATGATTGCTCAACCCCCAGATGTTCCGCGTGTCGCGCAGAGTTTTATACACATCTTCTCGCTTGTTAACATAGTGTTTTATTTGCTTATAGTTTTAGTTCCGATTATCGGGATAGTGCTGTTTATAGCTCTTAAGCGTAAGCTGCCTTTTTTCGCTTGGATTTGTTTTTACATTTTCATTTTCGGCTTTTTTCCGGCACTGTTTGTTCTTCAAGCGTTGATCTCTCCTCAGCGATACGCCGGACCGTAGTTTTTCACCTATTCCTCCTTGTGTTGTGGGTGGGGATTTTAATTCTTGTGACTAACATCAATAAGTTACAAAGCAAATAATTATTCTAAAATTGGGTACTAAAACGAAGCCCTTGACATTGTTTTCAACCACTGTAAACTTCATTCCACGTAGATTATTAGTTGGTTCTATTAAGAACCTTTCAGTTCCTTGCATCAATTAGTCTCCCTTAGATAAAATTTTTCGGCGGATTTTCCGCTGAAGTTATTATGAAGGTGGACAGGAAAGAGCGAGATCCCCATTTGTGGAATTTCACTCTTTTTTGTTCGTCTTGCCTGCAAATTTCCCAATTGAATAAGCCTCAAGACAAAAGGAGAAAATAATTTTCTCCGAACAATCGCTTGAAAAGGACGCCGACTTATTTGTATTAAATAAATAAAGTTGGTAGTCCCCCTTCGCTCCTTCGGAGCTATGGGGGACAAAAATCGCTATCGCGATTTTTGGATTTTTCGAGTGATTGCCTAAAGTTCTTCGCACCGTCCCCGGTGCAAGGACTAGTAAAAATAATTCATCTTATTAAGAGTTTGATCCTGGCTCAGGATGAACGGTGGCGGCGTGGATAAGGCATGCAAGTCGAACGCCTAACTCGCAAGAGTTAGGAGTGGCAAACGGGTTAGTAATACACGGGTAACATACCCCAGAGCGAGGCACAACTCTCCGAAAGGAGAGCTAATTCCTCGTAATCTCGTCTTTTGAAATTATTGACGAGCATAGGTGGTTGGAGGTTACTCCGACTACCGCTTTGGGAGTGGCCCGTGCTCTATCAGCTAGTTGGTAAGGTAATGGCTTACCAAGGCGACGACGGATAGGGGGTGTGGGAGCACGACCCTCAACATTGGCACTGAGATTAGTTAAATAGTCTCCTGCAAGAGCAATCTTGCAGAAAAACTTAGCTCATAACGGAGAAACCCTTAAAATATTAGTGAGTACGTCTATTGTTTGGTATAATAGATCAATGCTTGCTGACAAAGGGCAACCCCGTGGGAAGTTGATTAAAGCGAAAGCAACAGATTTAGCTTTTGTTGCCGGTTTTTTAGAAGGTGACGGATGTATTTCCGCGAAGATATCTCCACAAACAGAAATGAAGTTTGGTTTCAGAATTAGGGTTATCATAAGTTTTTCACAAAACATGAGAAATCGCGCTATTCTGGAACACGTACAAAAAATTCTGGGAAATATCGGAGTAATTGGAGATTATCCGGAACACGAGAATGGATATTCGGAACTGGTGATAAGAGACAAAGAGGATGTAAAAATAATCTTAAAAAGATTGAAACCCTTTTTGTTTCAAAAAAAGACTCAAGCTGTTCTTGCGGAAAAAATCTTGCAAATTCTGCCAAAAAGGCAGGTGGCGACGAAAGACGCTTTTTTGCAAGCTTTGTCTTTATGCGAAAAAATCAGAGGATTAAACTCTGGCTCTGGGTTAAAGAGTAAACACGACATAAAGACTATTCGGCAAAAAATAATCAACCCCGTAACGACTGAACCCATAAGAGGGTGAGATAGGAACGTGATAATTTTGATACTTTTATCCTATCAGACGCTAAGCTCCAATTATTAACTAATTGGATGAAGGTATAGTCTGCACTCCTTGAAAGAGGGGAATATGTGACTGGCCAAACACCTACGGGTGGCTGCAGTCGAGAATCTTCGGCAATGCGCGAAAGCGTGACCGAGCGACGCCGCGTGATGGATGAAGGCCTTCGGGTCGTAAACATCTTTTCTATGGGAAGAATTTTGACGGTACCATAGGAATAAGGGGTTCCTAACTCTGTGATCCTTAGAAAAGGATGGTGCAGAGGTTGTCTGGCAACAGATAACAGGAAAATTTGGCTTATATGCTGGAACACCTAGTATGTGCGCTCTGCATGAATCATGTTTTATAAAATGAATATGAATTATGCATCATTGAAAAATGACACATCTAGACAATCAGCAGGGAAGTTCTCGATAAAGATTTCGAGTAACCCCTCAGAGACTGATTCTCAAAAAATTATTTTGAGATGAGATAGCGTACCTATTTTGAAACTTTTGAACACTATCAGACGCCAAACTCCACATTAAAAAATGTGGATGATGATATAGTCCATGATATTAGTTGGTTAATTGGGTGGCGATGTCATTTTGACATCTGACCACTGATTTCCAACATCACAATATCGGCCAGCAGGAGCGGTAATACAGAGACCCCAACCGTTATCCGGATTTATTGGGCGTAAAGCGTCCGCAGCCGGCGTGGAAAGTGGTTTGTTAAATCCAGAAGCTCAACTTCTGGGCTGCAGTCCAAACTTCCATGCTAGAGAAATGAAGAGGCATATGGAACTCATGGTGGAGCAGTGAAATGCGTTGATATCATGGGGAACACCAATGGCGAAGGCAGTATGCTGGTCATTTTCTGACGGTCAGGGACGAAAGCGTGGGGAGCGAACGGGATCGATGGTATCTGGTCCCTCGACGAGGCGACTCGTCGTAAAACAATCTGGCTATATGCTGGAACACCCGGTTATTCATGAGTTACGTGTTTGGAAATTGTTTGGTATAATTAAAAAATAATTATCCACAATGCCAATACGTGAAAATACTGCATGTAATACTTTGCGAATAGTCGCAAGGTTACCGGACAATCAGCAGGAAAGACTTCGCCTGATAAGCGAAGAATCCTCAGAGACTACATGCCGGATGTCTCAAGTAAAGTTTAATAAAGCAATTTGAGACAATGATATAGTCCGACCTCTATGGCGACATAGAGAGCATTGGTTATTTACCGAAATACCATGCCACAAAAAATACTCATTTGTATTGATGTGTTAACAATCTGTAGATACCCCGGTAGTCCACGCTGTAAACGATGCACACTAGGCATGGGAGTCACTGACATTTCCGTGTCGTAGCTAACGCGTTAAGTGTGCCGCCTGGGTAGTACGGCCGCAAGGCTAAAACTCAAAGGAATAGACGGGGACCCGCACAAGCGGTGGAACATGAGGTTCAATTCGACGATAAACGAAAAACCTTATCCAAGTCTTGAAAGTCATCAGAATTTTGCAGAAATGCGAAAGTGCCCGCAAGGGAGCTTTTGATACAGGTGCTGCATGGTTGTCGTCAGCTCGTGGTGTGAACTGTTCGGTTAAGTCCGGGAACGAGCGCAACCCTCGTCGCGCGTTATATGTGTCGCGCGAGACTGCCGTCGTCAAGACGGAGGAAGGCGAGGATGACGCCAAATCCGCATGGCCCTCTGAAGACTTGGGCAACACTCGTGTTACAGTGGCCGGGACAAAGGGACGCAAAGCCGCAAGGCGAAGCAAATCCCATCAAACCCGGCCGTGGTTTGGACTGGAGTCTGCAACTCGACTCCACGAAAATGGAATCGCTAGTAACCGTGAATCAGCACGTCACGGTGAATACGTTCTCGGGTTTTGTACTCAAATTTTAAAGGCGCCCGGCAGCGCTTGAATCCAGGAGGTTAAAATCCTCTCCTCTCTTCCCCAAGAGAGCGTAGCCGAAGGACATGACTGACTCTGTAAAGAGCAGTCCGAAGGGTCCGATGTGGCAAAACACAGCCTTCTTATTCGCTAATTTAGCGGAGAGACGTATCGACTTATGCAAAACAGCGGTGAGTCATAAGGAAGATACCAAGAAAATCTCGAATGGATGTGTGGAAGGGAATCAAGCGTGACCCGTGGGAGACCCAGTTTGGAAAATAGGTTTAATGTGGTAAAATGTTCGTATAATGTACGGACTATCATGTTAGCGAAAACTGGGAGTCAGCTGAGTCATAGTACCTTGCTACCAAGCAAGCGAAGGACGAAGCCTGTTCTTAAAGCAGATTATATTGTCGGTTTAACCGATGGAGAAGGATGTTTTTATGTGAATGTTCGCGATTCGGCGTCATATCATGCGGGAGCGAGTGTGGAATTACAATTTCACATCAAGCTAAATGCGCGTGATCGTGAATTGCTGGAAGTGGTAAAAGAGAGCTTGGGTTGTGGTGGTGTGTATTTCCAAAAGGAAACACGCGCCAATCACGCGCAATGCTTTCGTTATACCGTTAACTCGCATCAAACAATCATTGAAAAAATAATTCCTTTCTTTAAAAAATATCCTCTGCAAAGTTCATCAAAATTAAAAAGTTTTCAGTATTTCTGCGAAATCGCCGAAATGGTGGAGCAAAAACTACATCATTCTCCGGAAGGTATCGAGAAAATACGAGAGCTGAAAAGTATGATGAACAAAAGAACGGGGCTCGCGTAGTGCGAGAAATTCGCACGCTACGTGGGAACGCGAAATTTACCTAAATTATCGCAATCCGCCCGTCAAGTCAGAAGAGAGAGGGGCACCCGAAGTTCCTGTTTATCAGGACCGAAGGTGACACTCTTGATTAGGACTAAGTCGTTAGAAAGTTGCGACTGCTCTCGGTAACGAGAGACAAAAAAATTGGCTAAATGCTGGAACATCTGTGTATTCGGCACTACGGAACCCACCCTCGTCCCGCTCTTCAAAGCGAGGCTCGCCCAGATGGGCGGCCTCCCTTGATAAGGGAGGGAACGAAACGGTTCTCCCCTTATCAAGGGGAGACGACGAGGGGTTCTGTGAAAATGTGTCCGATGCAGACAATCAGCAGGAAAGGCTTCACATAATACGTGAAGAATCCTCAGAGACTATACGCCAAACTCCGGAAGCCGGATGATAATATAGTCCGATCCTTGTGGCGACATAAGGAATGCGGCAGAAATGCCCGCATCGCACAATATTAAATGTTGTGTAGTAACAATTTGAACAAGGCATCGGTAGCGGAAGCTGTCGATGGATCACCTCCTTTCTAGGGAGCAAAACTAGATTTTATGGTGCAGTCAGTTGTCTTTCGCAAGAAAGACGGCAAAAATATGGAGTTTGCGAAACACTCCAACAACAAAATTCGTTATTGGATAGTTTACTACAGGCAATCACTCGAAGAGTCTAAATAGCTTTTTGAGAAGAGAGTTTTGAGGCTCATATAAAACACGGCGCAAGCGGTGTTTTTTCGATATCGACACAATGAATTTATGTTTATATAATTAAGATATGCAAAGTAATTATGCGATTCAAGCCGTTTGGGTATTAAAAAATATATTGAATACGATTGGCTACCCATTGATCATCGTCGTGGTGCTTGGAATATTTTACAGAATTTGGCCAGGTCTGATGATAGTTTATGCGGTAGCATTTTTTTATTTTATATTTATTGTTGTGCCAGTTACCTTAATACCTGTTTATTCTACGATACGAAGTTTTATTACATTGCGTGTTGGTATAAGTGAAAAAGGGGTAATTTTGAACGTTAATGGGAAAGAACAAATATTCTTATTTGAAGTAATTCGTAATGTGCACTTTATTCAAGATCGTTTCGATCGACGTTTTGCTTTGGGTTCGATTACTATTGAATTAGTGGATAAGAATGGTTTTGGTTATGTTGGTTATGATGGAAAAATATGCGTTGGATTTTCTAAATTAAACAAAAATTATGAGGTAGTTGGTAAAAGGGGTTCCCTTGTGCATATTCCGGGGCTACCAGTCAAATCAGCCCTTGAAATAAAAGAACAGATTATCGAAGGGATGAAACGTTCGCAACTTCAAAATAATGTTTCGCGGATCTGAAAGTTTATTTAAGCAATCACTCGAAGAGTCTAACTCGAGAAACTTGAGGTGAGAAACTGGAAACGGACGCAACGCGTTCGGTTGTTTTTTCGTACCTGTACCACATTCCAAGTGGACCAATCTTGGTCCACTTGGAATGTGGTACAGGTTGGTTGAGCGTCTGTCTGTTGACTAATCCGCAACCATAAACAATAATACAAAGTCGGTTGTTTTGGGGTTCTTTCAAACTTTCTTGCGAAGGATTTTGTCATGACGAAACGAGAAATCAACGTTAACGGTTTGGCCTGGAAGGAAATTCAAAGGCCACTGACTTTCTGGCAATTCCATTTGTGCGCACTGTTGCTTGCTTTGACTTTTGTCTTTACTACAATCTCCGGATTTGGTCAGCCATTTGTCAGCGATGTTTGGACTATGATGATTTTTGGGTTGTTCTGGCTGAGTTTTCTTCTCGTATTTCCGAGCTTCGTTTACCGAAACATAATCGGTATGCCGATCTACATTTGGCGAGACGGCAATGACTTGCAAGTACGCAGAAAGGATTGGTGGCTCAAGAGCGGGTGTCCGAATATTCCACTGGTACCGGTTTTACAGATCTGGATTGGCGGTTGGTTTCGCTCCGACCGGATTTTCTTTCCGCACCTCGAATTTCCGCCCACCGTGCGCGTAAAATTCGGGATCTTTTCCGGACGGCCGAAACGTCTGCGGTTAAGGGATTGCAATGGCGACGTGCTGGATCTTGGTTACATCGTTGTGGGTGATTACAGCGGGAAAGTTCATTATTGGCTGCTATCTAATTCCAAATACTCTTGGAACGAAAGCCTGTTGTATGATCTTTTAGTAGTACTGGAACAGACCCAGTACGTGTCGCAGATGCTGACGAATCTCGCGACATGTCGGGAGGAACAACGTCCTGTCGCCGGCAGGGTTGGGACGTGAACAAGTTCGTATCAGTCGTATCTCGCTTCATCCTGGAGCGAGTTTTTTGTTAGGGTGTTTCCTTTTATTTGTTCTGAACCTTGTCGAAGGGAAGGAGACTTACAAAAAATTTGCTTGACGCAAATAATAATTTAAGTAATAGTATAAAGTCCGGATTGTCCGGAAGGGGACATTGGTTCATTCAAAATTTACGGGAGGATTTGGTGATGTTTCAAGCCGTAGAATCGATGTACTGCGAAATTGAGCCGGAAGAAGAGTCGCGTACTTGTCGCGATTGCGTGGTGCTTGATCAAGATTTGTTTCCGTTGTCACGACGAACAAATTGTAAGTTTTGGTTTGTTTGGCTTGCTAGCAGTCAATTGTTTGTTTTGCCTCTGGTTTTTGGTTTGCTAGCAAGCAAAATGATTATTTGCACTCTCTACTTTTTCTTGTTTGGTTGGGTGTTGATTGGCTTGTGCGCGCTTCGTGCGCAGTGGATTCGCAACGTCCGCGGTAGTCGGTACTATTTTTCGTTAGACCGTTTATGTTCGATCGGCGAAAAAGAATCCGATGGCATATATGATCCGCCCAATTTACACACGCACATGTATGAGAATGATCGGTATTTGCGTTGCGGAGGCGGGCCATTGTCTTTTGTCAGCGAATTGCTTCCACCAAAGGGTTCAACGGTTGATCGGCCGATGGAAGGAATGATTTTGAAAATCGCGTGGGGATGGCGTAAAAAATGCGAATTGTTCGGATGTCGTTCCAAAAATTGGCCGAGAATTGAAGTCCTGTGGCCGAAAAAAGCCGATGAGTGGGCAATGTTGACGATTTGGGATGAAGAAGGCGAGTCGCATTCCGTTAGGCTTTTTCACATCGGTGAATTGTCAGTTTTTGCAATTGACCACGAGCTGGTTGTGCTGTTAAGGACACTCGCTGCTTGTGAAAATTGGCGTTCTGTCTTGAAGGGCGCGGTGAAGTACGAAGACGCTAAACCTAAAGAACCATTCGCAGTGGCGATGGATGTCGGTGACAGCCCTGTCGGTGACGCAACGATTGCACACAATGACACGCTCTTTGATGAGGTGGCTACCGCTCTTTCGGAAGTTGAACAAGCTGAAAAGAAGAGAGCGTCATCAGCGTCATTTGAATCGGAGGAACATCAGTTGTAGGTCGAACCGCACCGAAAGGAGCGGTTTTTTATTAGGGAGTTTTCTTTTATTTATCCTGAGCCTTGTCGAAGGAAAGGAGACTCCCTAATAAAAACTTGCATAAATGCCAAAAAAAATGTTCAATATGAATCTGGAGACCAGAAATGAGAAACTAGAAGTTGGAACGCACGTTCTGACTTCTGACCTCCGATTTCTGACATCCTAACTAGGGCGCGTAGCTCAGTGGTAGAGCATTACACTGATAATGTAAGGGTCGAAGGTTCAATTCCTTCCGCGCCCACTCGAGATTAGTTTAGCTTTGCTAAACAACCCCAATGTACACAAAATGACCAAACATCCTGTTTGGTTATTTTGCACAAGAATCGAAGAACTCCGAGACTTGCGTGCCAAGAGACACGGAGTCTCGGAGCTACTTCATTAAAGCGCAAAGCCTGTTATATTTGTAGGGCGCGAGCGAGGCAGCTGCCTGCCTCGTGAGAAGGAATTGAACGGTGAGCGATGTTCCGCAGAACCGCGAACCGGTGGTCAGAAACTTGCGTATCAAGGCAGGTTTCGAGACCAATTCCTTCCGCGCCCACTCTCATTGATTAAGTTTTGCGAAGCAAAACTAATCTAATGTACATAAAATAGCTCCACGTCCTGTGGAGCTATTTTACACAAGAAGCAATGAACTCCGAAAAATTTGCCAACAGGCTAATTTTTCGGAGCTACCTATGGCGTTCGCTTTGCGAAACCATACAATGTTGTACACCCCGCCACCGGCGGGGCACAAGAATCGAAGAACTCTCGAAATAAGTTTTGCTTAGCAAAACAATTATGAATGTACACAAACACTGTTTCATGAGCGTCGTGAAACAGTGTTTGCACAAAGATTGAAGAACTCTGGCGTGAGGTTTATCCGCGATAAACCGAGCGGCAGAGCCAGGAGATCTTGCGCGCCCGAAGGCGCGGAGTCTCAGAGCAATAATAATTAAAACGGCCACAAGGCTGTTTTAATTATGGAGGTATATGTTGTAGTATGTAGTTATGGTTGAATTCACTTGGATCGTTGTGGTTGTCGTTCTTTTGTATGTTGGGATTGATTCGTTCAGAAAATCGCGTTCAAAAAACATAAGCCAAGAGGAAAGAAAAAAAGCTTCAAATTATTTAACTAAAATTCTTGTTTTGGTTGCTCTTGCATTTGTTGCCATACTGATTACCTTTGTTATTATTTATGGTGGCGATAGTTTTTTGTTGAAAATATAACCATATGGAATTCAGCTGGAAATCAGTGCTAGCAATAACGGGCGGAATAATCTTTCTTATGCTCTTGCTTTGGTTGTCACCGAGGTGGTTTGTCACGTTCGCTATTGCCGGTGTTGGTTTCACGATGGTTTGGAAGACGGCGAATTGGATTGAAATGTTTGGTCGAATACTTTTTTCTCGAGTTGTTTGATGGGTGTATAAAGATTGATTATGTAAGTCAAACCCATTCCGGCGAAAACATAAAAAACCGGAATGATATCATCGAGAAAGCGTCCGTCCCAATCTTCAAACGTCATCATTACTATCATTGTTTGTCCTACTAAATACAAACAAAGTAGGGCGGAATTTGCTGAAAACTTTGATTTGTTAAACCAGATATAACCCAGCAGATAAATTGGATAGTATGTGTAGATAATCCAATGATTTCGTTGGGTTAGATAAAAAGGTTTGGTGTGCAAAATAAAATAATACAGCTTGATAATGGCCAACTTGGCTACATAAGTGAAATTGTTCATTATAAAAAAGATAATCCCTGGAAGCGAATTTTGATTTGTTTGAGCGTTCATGTGAATTGAAGCGGGAATAGTTATAACTAATTTGTCGTCTCCCCAAATAATTTTTCCCTTAAGAAAAGTATCGACAACGGTCATATGTACAACCATTTTGTCGATTGCCAATAACCAAATTGGCAAACTTAATACAAGTAGTGCAACTAGTGCATTTACGTATAGACGATATTTATTATATTTTCGTAGTTTATAGATGCCATAAATCAAAACTGATATTAAGAGCACAAAGCCCATCGGTCTTATGGTCGATGTCCAAAATACTATAGGCACGATGCAAAAGAGCTGTTTTACATTTTTTGTTCTTGCGACTAAATATAAGGAAATAACGGTCATACTTGTAAACAAGGAGTCGCTTAGGACAAAGAAATTCCAATTGTGAATATCCGTGGCAAAAATATAAAAAATTGTTGCAAATGTGGCCGCAAATTTGCTTTTGCCCACCAAAAAAGTAAGGCGATAGAGACAATAAGCGCAGACAATGGAAAACAGAACCTGTCCGGTAATTACACCAATATTTCCCAGGTGTAAAAAATAAATCAATGCCACATAGTAGTCATAACCCAAATACGCGTTTGCCATTCCCCCCGGAATAAGATGTCCTGAAATAATTTGATTTGCGCCGTAGATGTAGCGACCGGTGTCTCCGCCAAATCTAATTCCTGATGAATTAAAGAGTGCGAACTGTATCGGTAAACAAAAAAGTAAAATGGTGATAATAAGACGATATTTATGAATAATATTGCGGAAATTATTTTTCATTTCTTGACTGCAATT
Protein-coding regions in this window:
- the trmD gene encoding tRNA (guanosine(37)-N1)-methyltransferase TrmD encodes the protein MKINILTIFPKLFDSFLNETLIKKAITAKLLEINVVDIRAYATDKHHITDEPPYGGGPGMVMKIEPIFRALEALKKTGKTALMSPRGRQFSQSVVEEYAKLDELTLICGRYEGVDYRVTEHLVDEELSIGPYVMSGGEVPAMVVAEAVSRYVPGVLGNSESLIEETFSLGGRSQGTGDRRVDPLPSTLYPVPSSEYPCYTKPEEFNGWKVPEVLLSGNHALIKKWREENTR
- a CDS encoding divergent PAP2 family protein; amino-acid sequence: MFFPPFIIPIVVGVFTQLLKVFFKGNRVPDPDHTRFDMLPQYGGMPSAHTAFATSLATLVSLTDGIGSNSFAIAICVMIFILDDALRLRVFLGRFGVAIRRLLKLLPEEEQKTMPHIEGRIGHRVSEVIVGAFVGIIATILLWILDQRL
- a CDS encoding LAGLIDADG family homing endonuclease produces the protein MLAKTGSQLSHSTLLPSKRRTKPVLKADYIVGLTDGEGCFYVNVRDSASYHAGASVELQFHIKLNARDRELLEVVKESLGCGGVYFQKETRANHAQCFRYTVNSHQTIIEKIIPFFKKYPLQSSSKLKSFQYFCEIAEMVEQKLHHSPEGIEKIRELKSMMNKRTGLA